In Fragaria vesca subsp. vesca linkage group LG1, FraVesHawaii_1.0, whole genome shotgun sequence, the sequence CTTGATTGGTTTTAGCTTCAGACCCATGCTTTCCGGGGAGAGAAGCTCCGGGGAGATGCATGATGGGCTGAGTGGGCTCCTAGGGCTCTCGCTGAAATGACACGGTCTGTACAGACCATACCCCATGAAGAAGTACTCCATGGGTATCAACATTGCATGTGGCTGCTCCTCTGTGACCATCGATCCACAAGCCTGGACCTGCGCCACCAACAACAAAACCCAGCCACAACATTAAGCATGTTCTTCCACTCTGCATATCTACACAGACATAAATTATTGCTAGAATGAAATAAAGAAACAAGTTGCCACATACCTCTACTAAGGCACTATATCTTCTATCCAACTTTGAGGTCATGTGGAGAGCCTCAGAGTGGAAAGGAGAGCTATCCCCAACAAAAATGAGAGTACGACACCTTAGTGACTTCAATCCTTCAGTTATGTCCGGTCTCCTGTAAGTCAGAAAGTTGACATTCCATACATTCAACTATTTTTCCATTTCTCTCTGTCAAGGGAAGAAACAGAAGCAGAAAGAAAAAAAAAAAACAAATTCAGCAGTGTGTTTACCGGTTAATTGCTTGAAGAAATCTCCAAACATTTGAGCTCTGCCTCTCTTCCAACAACTGAAGAAGCAAACATGCCAAGTAAATCAAAGAGGTAATAGCATTGGAACGTCAGCCAGGAGACAATCAAATTCCACCAAATGTAGAGTTCAAGTAGAGGAGGTTTAAATTAGCTGAAGCACTTACTTTTCTGCAAGCTTGAACTATATCCGACTCTGGAACTTCAGCACTACCGCGCACCTCCTGTTAAGATGTATAGCATACTCATTACTCAATCTACAGAAGGTAATAGAAGAATAAAAGACACAATGTCAGAGTGCAACAATACCTTACTGAAGTAACGCTGAAGCAAACACTCCTTTAGCAAACCACACATGCCATAGAAATATAGCATATTTGATATGACCTGAAGATTACAAGTAATCATAAGTATGACATTTGAACTTCACATCTTCTAAAAATAATGATAATAACAGCTAGGTTAGGAAAGATACCTTATTATAAAACCATTCAGTCCAAGATGGTGCTCTGCATAATGGGGATACAAGTATCAAACCAAGAACGCGTTCCCTATATTTCATCTGTGGCACAAACCTTGATCAATAAACTAAGATAGAAGTATTTAAAACCACAAATACCAGAGTTGAAGGAGAACCTACAGCAAATAGGGAAAGGATATAAGCACCCGCTGTCACTCCCATGCACATAACTGCACCAAGCCTGAGAAAGGAGAATTTTGTACAATTAGAAACTAGTTATTGTGAAACCTCACATCAGAGAAAGAAAAATAAAACACATGATTACGCTTCATGGCAACCATTACTAACATCAGAAGTCTTGAAAACAGCAAGAAAGAAATACTGAAAACTTTCAACCTTAATAAACGAAGAGACAGTGGTAATCATTACCCAAAAAAGTTTAGAACCTCAAGGATCTGGTCTGCCAAGTCATCAGCAGAAGGCACAGGATCATCAACACTAATCGAAGCAGCTCCTAACTGCAAGAACTCTTGTAAGAGTTCCCAAAGAGAAACTATGTGAATAATAGCATTCAGTAGCATAAAAGCATTCTTCAAAGAAAATAATATGATACAAGAAAGATTTGAAATAGAAATGCACTCAAAGGGAAACTATACAGACCTCATGACCAGGAGGACTAATATGGTATATGCAGAAGTTGTGGAGCAGCAAAGAAGCTGCTTCGGGACAAAAGAATAACCCTTGGAAACAAGACATATCTGCTTATTCAAAAGAAAACAGGTGAGTTAGGATTAGCAAATATAATTGACTATGAAAATAATTTGCAAAAGTATATAAGGCACTTACGATTTAGAGCTAAATCAGGATACGTGATAAGTGCAGGCTTATCTTGGTCTCCATACACTATAACGGACACAGAACCACAGCCAGTTCGAATAAAATGTTCCTGAGAATAAAAAATTGAAAAAAATAAAATTATGATATGAACAGATTAAAAAATCGCAAGATAAGAAACAATAGGCATGCAGATGAAATCAAAGCTTTTTCCCTTTCTTTTTTTTTTTGTCTTCTTTTTTTTTTTTCTATAAAGGTACATTAATTTTCAAAGCAATCACAAAGCTACAAACTGTTCTACTACCATGATAATTTGTTATACCATATTGCCTTTATTTAGGACCTAGGAGATATCTGGCCTGTCTCAACTACAATGTCCAAGTAATAGAGGGAAATCCAGGAACACAACTTTTCCAGATAACTTTATTCCCTACAGAGCTTGCCATGTGCACTTAAAACTTTTTCAGGGAATTCAGTCTCAAATCACATCTCACTAACATAAACTTTGTTTAAATAGGTGAAACAAATAAGTGGTATTGGATATCAATCATTTTGATCTTAAAAAAATAAAGTAATGACAGTTAAAAAGACAAGCATAGAATCTAATTTCATTAAAGAAGAAATTGACCAACTAATCAGGAACAATAAAAATGACAAGTTAAAGTGACAGCTAGATTTGATGATAGAATTGAGAAATAAGACAAAGAAAGGTATCACTTTGGTTTCGTCAATAGACTGTTATGCACTTAAGAATAAACCCAATGGAACCAACTTCCTTTCAACAAAGAACACCACACAGCAAGGAAAGAATCAACAAAGAAACAAACAGTAAACCAAAACATAAAAAAACTGAAAAAGAAAAGTTAAAAACCTTCAATACCCAGTTGACATTGGATTCCAAGGAAATCAACAAAGGGTCTATATCGATACTTCATACGCTAGATAATCCAATTATCCCAAAATTCAACCATTTCACATAAAAACTCATAAACTCGAATAAACTGAAACAAGATTAAAATAAAAGAAGAATGGAAATACAAACTTCACCATTGCAACAGGTCAGCGAGAATGCAAATTACGCAAAAAGATGTTTACATATCCCCAACACCCCAAATGAACAAATTCATACGCAAAGGGGAAGATTTAATATATCCCTAACCGCAACATTTTAAAAAGGAATACAGTCAAATTTAGCGGAAACATGAACTGCTATATACAGATCCACAAATTAAGTTCTAGCTAAACCCATCTCCCGAACATATCAAAAATCCAAATGCTCAAGCCACACAAACTTGAGCTGAACAAACAACCCAGAATACAAAATGTGGGTTCCCTATATATCTCAGCAACCAATCACATAACAAGCTCCCAATTCAAAAACACCATCACACATTCACCAAAACTAAAACCCAGCAAGAAAAACAAAATCCACATTCTGCAAACATTAACTAAAACCATTCAGACCCAGAATGCCAAACAGCTTCATACAACACTGAGCTCCAAAACCCAATAATTTAAGCAACAGAAACTTCACAGAAGCAAAAACACAAAACCCAACAAGAGAAAATGAATAAAAATCCAATCTTGAAGTTAAAGGTCGAACCTTTCCACCGAGATAGATCTTCTCCATATCAAGGGAGACGGCGTCGATTGATTCAGCCATAGCCAAGCTCTCTCTTCCCGTCTCCCAAACACAGCCCTCTTCTCTCTCCTCTCTAGAACTCTCTCTCTCTCTCTCTTCAAGAAATGTAGGCCTCTGCCTTCTGCTGTGGCTTATATACAAAGCAATTGTTTCTCACTTTCTCTCTCTCTACAATTTAAAAAAAATAAAAATTAACCCAATAAATATAACCTGCGGTTAACCACCACCGACGCAGTTGTTTTTTCACCAACTGTAAAAAGTTAAAAGCCCCTAACTACTAGCCCCAAAACGGCGCCGTTTGGGTCACAGCCGTTATTGGATTCACCGGCGGATTTACCGTAATTGGCTGAGAAAGTTCTGACGGCACCGGAATTACGGTTCGGTGGTTTATTTGACTTTAAAGGGAATGATAGTGGCAACCCTCCCCCCATATCATTGTGGTTTGACTAAAAGTGCTTGCTGTCCTACTGACGTGTAGGGTTATCAGTGGATGAGGCTTTTTCTGGAAGGGTCCTACTGTGGGACATGTGGCCTACTTTGAAGGTACAATATACTCCTCTGGTTTGCTTGCCTTTGATCTAACTCAATGATTAATCATACCATCCTAATCATGATTTGGTGCCAAATATGATGTCTATTACATCTTTTTGCATTGTCTGAACTTGGTCCTGTTGTGGGTGAAATTTGTATTTAATTCAGGGTAGACAATAGAAAAAGGAAAGTTTTTGAATTTGGTCGTTTTTTTTATAATAAACAATTATGTCGACGAATCACTGCAACGTGATTTTGTCATTCAAAATAACTAAAAATTCCGTGTCATTTAATAACTATACAAAATGAATATATTCTAAAAATGACATTTCTTGAACGTCATTTTGGTCAGTTTTGGAGATGCACTTGACACCTTGCATATCATCGTCGCTAAATGTAGTGCTTACATCTCGAATGATCTTCAAGTGGAAGGAAAATTCTCTAGCTTCTCAATGATTGCTCATACCATCCTAATCATTATTTGGTGCAATATATAATTTTCCTCATCCCAAATTTGTTCTTTAGGTAACAATCCATTACATCTTTTTCACTTTTTGTTGAAAAATATATACAT encodes:
- the LOC101313545 gene encoding pollen-specific protein SF21-like, which translates into the protein MAESIDAVSLDMEKIYLGGKEHFIRTGCGSVSVIVYGDQDKPALITYPDLALNHMSCFQGLFFCPEAASLLLHNFCIYHISPPGHELGAASISVDDPVPSADDLADQILEVLNFFGLGAVMCMGVTAGAYILSLFAMKYRERVLGLILVSPLCRAPSWTEWFYNKVISNMLYFYGMCGLLKECLLQRYFSKEVRGSAEVPESDIVQACRKLLEERQSSNVWRFLQAINRRPDITEGLKSLRCRTLIFVGDSSPFHSEALHMTSKLDRRYSALVEVQACGSMVTEEQPHAMLIPMEYFFMGYGLYRPCHFSESPRSPLSPSCISPELLSPESMGLKLKPIKTRVSLGL